From a region of the Salvelinus alpinus chromosome 2, SLU_Salpinus.1, whole genome shotgun sequence genome:
- the LOC139563341 gene encoding bombesin receptor-activated protein C6orf89 homolog isoform X1 produces MGTTLSEPCIYDKLSESIDILRQSGYRYGMSEREIEKFIKQVLETNEPRRDPPQFPILRATIKFVVAVGFLLVVVLAFTYPHTQPQLGVMYTGGHNWSSPLSHVRLLALPIAKKYNLQGFHEWWSVGALRQGLVNCSGCAEVSSVLEVPETLRESAAMRRGPQPVLLKVRPPLQGGEYLCMQRQQLEELYSAHSGSMSILVEKDNLLSHDECFPQGPANFTLLWRFTSVAREKVLRWLFPNADLCPLLDSAGTTLQRCLVTHSANSQSRGVRVLGWLVVGEGLPTVRVLPVHHCQKHCSSFNLWLGPGDMVYADPLYWQMELFPGRDQNIVCDGSTF; encoded by the exons ATGGGCACCACACTGAGTGAGCCTTGCATCTACGACAAGCTGTCAGAGAGCATCGATATTCTCCGCCAGTCGGGGTATCGCTATGGCATGTCGGAGAGGGAGATCGAGAAGTTTATCAAACAAGTCCTGGAGACCAACGAGCCTCGACGAGACCCGCCACAATTCCCCATCCTTCGAGCCACTATCAAG TTTGTGGTAGCGGTAGGCTTTCTGTTGGTGGTGGTGCTGGCCTTCACCTACCCCCACACTCAGCCCCAGCTAGGTGTGATGTACACGGGGGGACACAACTGGTCCTCTCCCCTCAGCCACGTCAGACTACTAGCTCTGCCCATCGCCAAGAAGTACAACCTGCAAG GTTTCCATGAGTGGTGGAGTGTGGGGGCTCTGCGGCAGGGCCTGGTCAACTGTTCTGGCTGTGCAGAGGTCTCCTCTGTGCTGGAGGTCCCCGAGACCCTCAGAGAGTCTGCAGCCATGCGCAGGGGGCCACAGCCTGTGCTGCTTAAGGTACGACCACCACTGCAA GGTGGGGAGTATCTGTGCATGCAGAGGCAGCAGCTAGAGGAGCTCTACTCAGCGCACTCCGGCTCCATGAGTATACTAGTGGAGAAGGACAACCTACTGTCACATGACGAGTGTTTTCCACAGGGCCCAGCAAACTTCACCCTGCtctg GAGGTTTACATCTGTGGCCAGAGAGAAGGTGTTACGGTGGCTGTTCCCCAACGCTGATCTATGTCCCCTACTGGACAGCGCCGGAACAACATTGCAGCGTTGCCTGGTCACGCATAGTGCCAACTCTCAGAGCAGA gGGGTGCGAGTGCTGGGCTGGCTGGTGGTAGGAGAGGGCCTGCCCACAGTTAGAGTGCTCCCTGTCCACCACTGTCAGAAACACTGCAGCTCCTTCAACCTCTGGCTGGGACCTGGAGATATGG TGTACGCTGACCCGCTTTACTGGCAGATGGAGCTGTTCCCCGGCCGAGACCAAAACATAGTTTGTGACGGCTCCACTttctga
- the LOC139563341 gene encoding bombesin receptor-activated protein C6orf89 homolog isoform X3 — MGTTLSEPCIYDKLSESIDILRQSGYRYGMSEREIEKFIKQVLETNEPRRDPPQFPILRATIKFVVAVGFLLVVVLAFTYPHTQPQLGVMYTGGHNWSSPLSHVRLLALPIAKKYNLQGFHEWWSVGALRQGLVNCSGCAEVSSVLEVPETLRESAAMRRGPQPVLLKGGEYLCMQRQQLEELYSAHSGSMSILVEKDNLLSHDECFPQGPANFTLLWRFTSVAREKVLRWLFPNADLCPLLDSAGTTLQRCLVTHSANSQSRGVRVLGWLVVGEGLPTVRVLPVHHCQKHCSSFNLWLGPGDMVYADPLYWQMELFPGRDQNIVCDGSTF, encoded by the exons ATGGGCACCACACTGAGTGAGCCTTGCATCTACGACAAGCTGTCAGAGAGCATCGATATTCTCCGCCAGTCGGGGTATCGCTATGGCATGTCGGAGAGGGAGATCGAGAAGTTTATCAAACAAGTCCTGGAGACCAACGAGCCTCGACGAGACCCGCCACAATTCCCCATCCTTCGAGCCACTATCAAG TTTGTGGTAGCGGTAGGCTTTCTGTTGGTGGTGGTGCTGGCCTTCACCTACCCCCACACTCAGCCCCAGCTAGGTGTGATGTACACGGGGGGACACAACTGGTCCTCTCCCCTCAGCCACGTCAGACTACTAGCTCTGCCCATCGCCAAGAAGTACAACCTGCAAG GTTTCCATGAGTGGTGGAGTGTGGGGGCTCTGCGGCAGGGCCTGGTCAACTGTTCTGGCTGTGCAGAGGTCTCCTCTGTGCTGGAGGTCCCCGAGACCCTCAGAGAGTCTGCAGCCATGCGCAGGGGGCCACAGCCTGTGCTGCTTAAG GGTGGGGAGTATCTGTGCATGCAGAGGCAGCAGCTAGAGGAGCTCTACTCAGCGCACTCCGGCTCCATGAGTATACTAGTGGAGAAGGACAACCTACTGTCACATGACGAGTGTTTTCCACAGGGCCCAGCAAACTTCACCCTGCtctg GAGGTTTACATCTGTGGCCAGAGAGAAGGTGTTACGGTGGCTGTTCCCCAACGCTGATCTATGTCCCCTACTGGACAGCGCCGGAACAACATTGCAGCGTTGCCTGGTCACGCATAGTGCCAACTCTCAGAGCAGA gGGGTGCGAGTGCTGGGCTGGCTGGTGGTAGGAGAGGGCCTGCCCACAGTTAGAGTGCTCCCTGTCCACCACTGTCAGAAACACTGCAGCTCCTTCAACCTCTGGCTGGGACCTGGAGATATGG TGTACGCTGACCCGCTTTACTGGCAGATGGAGCTGTTCCCCGGCCGAGACCAAAACATAGTTTGTGACGGCTCCACTttctga
- the LOC139563341 gene encoding bombesin receptor-activated protein C6orf89 homolog isoform X2, translating to MGTTLSEPCIYDKLSESIDILRQSGYRYGMSEREIEKFIKQVLETNEPRRDPPQFPILRATIKFVVAVGFLLVVVLAFTYPHTQPQLGVMYTGGHNWSSPLSHVRLLALPIAKKYNLQGFHEWWSVGALRQGLVNCSGCAEVSSVLEVPETLRESAAMRRGPQPVLLKVRPPLQGGEYLCMQRQQLEELYSAHSGSMSILVEKDNLLSHDECFPQGPANFTLLWRFTSVAREKVLRWLFPNADLCPLLDSAGTTLQRCLVTHSANSQSRGVRVLGWLVVGEGLPTVRVLPVHHCQKHCSSFNLWLGPGDMVYADPLYWQMELFPGRDQSLI from the exons ATGGGCACCACACTGAGTGAGCCTTGCATCTACGACAAGCTGTCAGAGAGCATCGATATTCTCCGCCAGTCGGGGTATCGCTATGGCATGTCGGAGAGGGAGATCGAGAAGTTTATCAAACAAGTCCTGGAGACCAACGAGCCTCGACGAGACCCGCCACAATTCCCCATCCTTCGAGCCACTATCAAG TTTGTGGTAGCGGTAGGCTTTCTGTTGGTGGTGGTGCTGGCCTTCACCTACCCCCACACTCAGCCCCAGCTAGGTGTGATGTACACGGGGGGACACAACTGGTCCTCTCCCCTCAGCCACGTCAGACTACTAGCTCTGCCCATCGCCAAGAAGTACAACCTGCAAG GTTTCCATGAGTGGTGGAGTGTGGGGGCTCTGCGGCAGGGCCTGGTCAACTGTTCTGGCTGTGCAGAGGTCTCCTCTGTGCTGGAGGTCCCCGAGACCCTCAGAGAGTCTGCAGCCATGCGCAGGGGGCCACAGCCTGTGCTGCTTAAGGTACGACCACCACTGCAA GGTGGGGAGTATCTGTGCATGCAGAGGCAGCAGCTAGAGGAGCTCTACTCAGCGCACTCCGGCTCCATGAGTATACTAGTGGAGAAGGACAACCTACTGTCACATGACGAGTGTTTTCCACAGGGCCCAGCAAACTTCACCCTGCtctg GAGGTTTACATCTGTGGCCAGAGAGAAGGTGTTACGGTGGCTGTTCCCCAACGCTGATCTATGTCCCCTACTGGACAGCGCCGGAACAACATTGCAGCGTTGCCTGGTCACGCATAGTGCCAACTCTCAGAGCAGA gGGGTGCGAGTGCTGGGCTGGCTGGTGGTAGGAGAGGGCCTGCCCACAGTTAGAGTGCTCCCTGTCCACCACTGTCAGAAACACTGCAGCTCCTTCAACCTCTGGCTGGGACCTGGAGATATGG TGTACGCTGACCCGCTTTACTGGCAGATGGAGCTGTTCCCCGGCCGAGACCAAAGCCTGATTTAG